Sequence from the Carassius auratus strain Wakin chromosome 32, ASM336829v1, whole genome shotgun sequence genome:
CCAGCAGCAGAGGTACCAGCAGCTGCATCAGAGGCAACAGCAGCAAAGGTCACATGTGCTATACAAGAGAAACAAGCAGCAGAGGTACCAGCAGCTGCATCAGAGGCAACAGCAGTAGAGGCAACAGGTGCTACACAAGATAAACCAGCAGCTGCATCAGAGGCAACAGCTGCTACACATGAGGAACCAGTAGCAGAGGCAACAGCAGCTGCATCAGAGGCAACAGCAGTAGAGGCAACAGGTGCTACACAAGAGAAACAAGCAGCTGCATCAGAGGCAACAGCTGCTACACAAGAAGAACCAGCAGCAGAGTCAACAGCAGCTGCATCAGAGGCATCTGCATCAGAGGCAACAGCTGCTACACAAGAGGAACCAGCAGCAGAGGAACCAGCAGCAGAGGTACCAGCAGCAGAGGTACCAGCAGCTGCATCCGAGGCAACAGCTGCTACACAAGAGGAACCAGCAGCAGAGGAACCAGCAGCAGAGGTACCAGCAGCAGAGGTACCAGCAGCAGAGGTACCAGCAGCTGCATCCGAGGCAACAGCTGCTACACAAGAGGAACCAGCAGCAGAGGTACCAGAAGCTGCATCAGAGGCAACATCTGCTACACAAGAGGAACCAGTAGCTGCATTAGAGATACCAGCAGTGGCACCAGAGGTATCAGCAGCCAAGGAACTTGCAGATGCACCAGAAGCATCAGCAGCCGAGGACCCTTCAGCTACACCTGAGGAACCAGTGACAAAAGAACCTGCAGCTGCACCAGTAGAAGAGGAATCTGCAGCTGCACCTAAGGCACCAGTGACAGCGAACCCTGTGGCTGCAACAGAAAAACCAGTCGCTGCGCCAGAGATACCAGTGACAGAGGAACTAGGACCTGAGCCACCTGCATCTGCACCTGAGGAACATGCAACTGTCCCAGAGGCTGAGGATTCTGCAGTTGCACCCAAGGATCCTGCACCTGTGCTAGAAGAGCCTGTATTGTCACCTAAACTTGAAGCTTTGCCAGTGGAACCTGTCACAGAGAAAGCAGTGGAGAAAGTGGTTGAGGAGGCTGAAAATACCAGTGAATTGTCCACCGAAATTACAGACACCACTGAGGTTACACCAGAACCAGAGACTGTTACTGAGGCAGCAGCTCCAGAGCCAGTCGCCATGTCTGCCCCAGTGTTTGAACCGGTCTCCAAGGAATTGAGTTCAGAGGTTGAGATGACTGTGCCTTCGCCAGAGGAACCCACACCAGTCACAGAACCTGAATCTGAAACTGCTCCACCCCCTGAGGTTACACTAACACAAGCAAGTCCTGAGCCATCCCCAGAAGAGCCAACACAACCCGAGCCTATGGCAGAACAAAAGAGTGCAGATGAGTCCATTCCTGCAATCGTCATCTTAGAATCAACCTCAACCAATGAGCTATGCCTTGAGGAACCTGCCTCAACTGTCAcagatctgaagctgaataatgGAGACTGTGAGAGTGCTGGGTCAGCAGAGGAATCTGTGTCGACTCTCCCTGAGGTAAATGGAGAATGCCATGAGCAAGCACCAGACATAGCCCCTACGGAGGTCTTTGAGTCCCCAGTTGAGGCATGTATAAATGGTGTGAAGGACAAAGAACCCCCTCAAGAGCTAAGTGACTGTGAACTGAAAAAGGAGTTGAGTTTGGGTGCTGACTTTCAGGGTCCAGCTCCAATTGGCGACATGGTAGAAGTGCCACAGTGAGTCAGCTGAGCTGTCGACCTCATTTGAGAAAACACCTTCAAATGTGAATTCCATATTGATGCAAACAAAAAAGTGAAACAATCGCCTGACAAC
This genomic interval carries:
- the LOC113051580 gene encoding uncharacterized protein LOC113051580; translation: MGGKLSKRKKGYDVNDPKEKKEESVGAAVEPAEKKAESPVTESEAAPQEAAAVSAAPPVVESEAPAESASHSAAQPEVKMDDAAPEKPVAKTEASTAAPKEPESAPEKPAAVPESQAAEVPASASEATAVEATAATQEEPAAEVPAAASEATAAKVTCATQEKQAAEVPAAASEATAVEATAATQEEPAAEVPAAASEATAAKVTCAIQEKQAAEVPAAASEATAVEATGATQDKPAAASEATAATHEEPVAEATAAASEATAVEATGATQEKQAAASEATAATQEEPAAESTAAASEASASEATAATQEEPAAEEPAAEVPAAEVPAAASEATAATQEEPAAEEPAAEVPAAEVPAAEVPAAASEATAATQEEPAAEVPEAASEATSATQEEPVAALEIPAVAPEVSAAKELADAPEASAAEDPSATPEEPVTKEPAAAPVEEESAAAPKAPVTANPVAATEKPVAAPEIPVTEELGPEPPASAPEEHATVPEAEDSAVAPKDPAPVLEEPVLSPKLEALPVEPVTEKAVEKVVEEAENTSELSTEITDTTEVTPEPETVTEAAAPEPVAMSAPVFEPVSKELSSEVEMTVPSPEEPTPVTEPESETAPPPEVTLTQASPEPSPEEPTQPEPMAEQKSADESIPAIVILESTSTNELCLEEPASTVTDLKLNNGDCESAGSAEESVSTLPEVNGECHEQAPDIAPTEVFESPVEACINGVKDKEPPQELSDCELKKELSLGADFQGPAPIGDMVEVPQ